The Peribacillus simplex genome contains a region encoding:
- the pdhA gene encoding pyruvate dehydrogenase (acetyl-transferring) E1 component subunit alpha, which produces MKAYSNEVEPEIFRVLTPDGEIIETIDGKIDKSLMLKMYEGMLLLRTFDRKSINLQRQGRIGTYAPFEGQEASQVGSALALSAGDWMFPTYRDHGAAIIHGQELYRVFLYWMAHFDGSICPEGKRILPPSVPIATQMVHAVGTAWASKIRGEKNVSIAYFGDGATSEGDFHEALNFAGVYKTPTIFFCQNNGYAISVPFEKQSASKTISQRAAAYDIHGVRVDGNDIFAVWLTVKQAVERALKGEGPTLIEAITFRYGAHTTADNPNIYRDQDEVSTFWRENRDPITRLRKYLIKEGHWNEEQEELALKQFNELIDAHLQKAEGYPKSDPLEMFNHVYAEESWHLKEQKQELNQILRKGGKK; this is translated from the coding sequence ATGAAAGCGTATTCAAATGAGGTTGAGCCGGAAATATTTCGTGTATTGACTCCTGATGGGGAAATCATTGAAACGATTGATGGAAAAATCGATAAATCACTTATGTTAAAGATGTATGAGGGTATGCTCCTGCTCAGAACATTTGACCGAAAATCAATTAATCTCCAGCGCCAAGGCAGGATTGGAACTTATGCACCATTTGAAGGACAGGAGGCATCCCAGGTAGGAAGCGCTTTAGCGTTGTCGGCGGGGGATTGGATGTTTCCCACATACCGTGATCATGGAGCGGCAATCATTCATGGGCAGGAATTATACCGTGTTTTCCTATACTGGATGGCGCATTTTGATGGCTCGATTTGTCCAGAAGGAAAAAGGATATTGCCTCCAAGTGTTCCAATTGCCACTCAAATGGTTCATGCCGTTGGAACGGCTTGGGCAAGTAAGATTAGAGGAGAAAAGAATGTTAGCATTGCTTATTTTGGTGATGGAGCAACTTCTGAAGGGGACTTTCATGAGGCACTGAATTTTGCTGGCGTTTATAAAACCCCAACAATCTTTTTCTGCCAAAATAATGGCTACGCGATCAGTGTCCCTTTTGAAAAGCAATCTGCATCCAAAACAATATCCCAGCGGGCTGCAGCTTATGACATCCATGGGGTGCGTGTGGATGGAAATGATATTTTTGCAGTATGGCTGACTGTAAAGCAGGCTGTCGAAAGAGCGCTTAAAGGGGAAGGACCTACATTAATCGAAGCCATTACCTTTCGTTATGGCGCCCATACTACTGCAGACAATCCGAACATATATCGCGATCAGGACGAAGTTTCAACGTTCTGGAGGGAAAACCGGGATCCCATTACACGTCTTAGAAAGTATTTGATTAAAGAGGGTCACTGGAATGAAGAGCAGGAGGAATTGGCGTTAAAACAATTCAACGAATTGATTGATGCTCACCTTCAAAAAGCCGAAGGGTATCCAAAATCCGACCCGCTCGAAATGTTTAACCATGTATATGCCGAGGAGTCATGGCATTTAAAGGAACAGAAGCAGGAATTGAACCAAATCTTAAGGAAAGGCGGGAAGAAATAA
- a CDS encoding hemolysin family protein — MDILSFLFVIILIALTAFFVASEFSIIRVRSSRIDQLIEEGNKKAIAAKKVTSDLDEYLSATQLGITVTALGLGWLGQPTVLKLVGPLFNALNIPQEVTSILTFVISFSLITFLNVVVGELAPKTVAIQKAEQVALAIASPLIFFHKIAFPFIWALNHSSRFVVGLFGFKPASESEIAHTEEELRFILSDSYKSGEINQSEFKYVNNIFEFDDRVAKEIMVPRTEIMTISKDETVQEFVDVAKLEKYTRYPVVEGDKDHVIGLVNLKEVFSDLIKNREIHIKAIENYARPIIRVMENIPIHDLLLKMQKERIHMAILMDEYGGTSGLVTVEDILEEIVGEIRDEFDIDEVASIRKIKEGHYILDSKLLVKEVNDLLGIHLEEDDVDTIGGWVLTENYDVKVGDIMEKDGFCFKVIEMEDHAIRSIEVTKKVVQLPLEEDLPQG; from the coding sequence TTGGACATATTAAGTTTTTTATTTGTCATTATTTTAATTGCTTTAACGGCCTTTTTTGTAGCTTCGGAATTTTCGATCATAAGGGTTCGCAGCTCTCGGATCGATCAATTGATTGAAGAGGGAAACAAAAAAGCCATAGCGGCAAAGAAGGTTACATCCGATCTTGATGAGTACCTATCCGCGACACAGCTTGGAATTACCGTAACTGCCCTTGGATTGGGGTGGCTAGGACAACCGACCGTCCTCAAATTGGTTGGGCCTTTATTCAATGCATTGAACATCCCTCAAGAAGTCACAAGCATTCTGACATTCGTTATTTCATTTTCCCTGATTACGTTCCTGAATGTGGTTGTAGGTGAATTGGCTCCAAAGACGGTTGCCATCCAAAAGGCTGAGCAAGTGGCCTTGGCAATTGCCAGCCCGCTGATTTTTTTCCATAAAATAGCCTTTCCCTTCATTTGGGCATTGAATCATTCTTCCCGATTCGTTGTCGGATTATTTGGCTTTAAACCAGCATCCGAAAGCGAAATAGCCCATACGGAAGAAGAATTACGTTTCATCCTATCAGATAGCTATAAAAGCGGAGAAATTAACCAGTCGGAATTTAAATATGTAAATAACATCTTTGAGTTCGATGATCGGGTTGCCAAAGAAATCATGGTTCCAAGGACAGAAATCATGACCATATCCAAAGATGAAACGGTACAGGAATTCGTCGATGTGGCCAAATTGGAAAAATACACTCGATATCCTGTTGTCGAAGGTGATAAAGACCATGTCATCGGCTTAGTGAACTTAAAGGAAGTTTTCTCGGATCTTATTAAGAACCGGGAAATCCATATCAAAGCGATTGAAAATTACGCTCGTCCGATCATTCGGGTGATGGAAAATATACCAATTCACGATTTGCTGTTAAAAATGCAAAAAGAACGCATTCATATGGCCATTTTGATGGATGAATACGGCGGAACTTCCGGACTTGTCACAGTCGAGGATATCCTCGAGGAAATCGTTGGGGAAATTCGTGATGAATTCGATATCGATGAAGTTGCCTCGATCAGGAAAATTAAAGAGGGACATTATATTTTAGACTCTAAACTTCTTGTAAAGGAAGTGAATGATCTACTTGGCATTCACTTAGAAGAAGATGATGTCGATACTATAGGTGGATGGGTCCTTACTGAAAATTATGATGTGAAGGTAGGGGACATCATGGAAAAAGACGGATTCTGCTTTAAAGTGATTGAAATGGAAGATCACGCCATTCGTTCTATTGAGGTCACAAAAAAGGTCGTACAGCTTCCTCTGGAAGAAGACCTTCCTCAAGGATAA
- a CDS encoding FixH family protein, with product MKKLYMFTALLVMLAGCQESEMPEDKEVNSAVPESMDASIVIKGKLEPGKEVILETTVKQGSQLVNEADEVLFEVRKSGQDKREMLEAKNTGSGMYQVMHTFEEQGKYIVVSHVTAKGLHAMPEKEVVVPEHESEGASVHPSTDVSIEFQSNPVKAGDSSNFEATVELNGKPLTNADVNFEVWKEGSEESHFTKAEEDGNGTYLNKVSFEESGTYKVQVHVEKDEVHEHQLQTIQVN from the coding sequence ATGAAAAAACTCTATATGTTTACTGCGTTGTTAGTTATGCTGGCAGGGTGTCAAGAGTCTGAAATGCCAGAGGATAAGGAAGTGAACAGTGCTGTTCCGGAATCGATGGATGCATCAATTGTCATTAAAGGGAAATTGGAGCCTGGAAAAGAAGTCATTCTTGAAACGACTGTGAAACAGGGAAGCCAATTGGTGAATGAAGCAGATGAGGTACTGTTTGAAGTGAGAAAGTCAGGGCAGGATAAACGGGAAATGCTTGAAGCAAAGAATACTGGAAGTGGCATGTATCAGGTGATGCATACTTTTGAAGAACAAGGCAAATATATTGTAGTCTCCCATGTAACGGCCAAAGGCCTTCATGCAATGCCTGAAAAAGAAGTTGTCGTTCCAGAACATGAAAGTGAAGGCGCTTCGGTTCATCCTAGTACGGATGTATCCATCGAGTTTCAAAGTAACCCTGTAAAGGCAGGAGACAGTTCGAACTTTGAAGCGACCGTTGAATTGAATGGGAAGCCACTGACAAATGCAGATGTGAATTTCGAGGTGTGGAAGGAAGGCAGCGAAGAGAGCCATTTCACCAAAGCTGAAGAAGATGGAAATGGAACATATCTAAATAAGGTATCTTTCGAAGAATCCGGAACCTATAAGGTTCAGGTGCATGTTGAAAAAGACGAAGTGCATGAACACCAACTGCAAACCATTCAAGTCAATTGA
- a CDS encoding YitT family protein, whose amino-acid sequence MKIMERMAAIIAGSMLVGVGINFFLIPYHLLDGGMIGIGLIFHYYIGLPTGLGVILSSIPLYIYAWYFEKKLFLNSLHGLLFSSLCIDIFSDAVTGWNLPIYVSAMIGGGLIGLGIGLMLRYGTSTGGTDMLAQILSRKSGLNVGLLIFIIDGCVLLCGLSVVGTSIFLYSFLTIIAVAMLTSVTVMRTI is encoded by the coding sequence ATGAAGATCATGGAAAGGATGGCAGCGATCATTGCCGGCAGCATGCTTGTAGGCGTGGGAATCAATTTTTTCCTGATACCTTATCATTTATTGGATGGTGGCATGATAGGGATTGGGCTGATTTTTCATTACTATATAGGACTTCCGACAGGCCTGGGTGTGATTTTGAGCAGCATTCCATTATATATATATGCTTGGTACTTTGAAAAGAAATTATTCCTGAACAGCTTGCATGGCCTGCTTTTTTCCTCTTTATGCATCGATATTTTTTCCGACGCTGTCACCGGATGGAACCTTCCCATATATGTAAGTGCGATGATCGGGGGAGGTTTGATTGGATTAGGAATCGGCTTGATGCTTCGGTATGGGACATCAACAGGCGGAACGGATATGCTGGCACAGATCCTATCCAGGAAGAGCGGATTAAATGTAGGTTTGCTGATTTTTATCATTGATGGATGCGTACTTCTTTGCGGATTGAGCGTTGTGGGGACTTCAATCTTTTTATATTCATTTTTAACGATCATCGCGGTAGCCATGCTGACTTCAGTCACCGTGATGCGAACTATTTGA
- a CDS encoding DedA family protein, producing the protein MSQLIMTILNWFAEMGYMGILLGLMVEIIPSELVLGYGGYVVGLGKMNFWGAVLAGVAGGTMAQLFLYWAGYYGGRPFLLKYGKYILIKETHIVNAEEWFQRYGVGVIFTARFIPVVRHAISIPAGIARMSVWKFIFYTVGAVIPWTILFLTLGRVLGENWQQIREITEPYLIPATGFSFIFIMLYIFWKKKSTPPIVTVKKMGRFPDK; encoded by the coding sequence ATATCACAGCTTATTATGACGATATTGAATTGGTTTGCGGAAATGGGATATATGGGGATTTTATTGGGGCTTATGGTTGAAATCATCCCGAGTGAGCTTGTTCTAGGGTACGGTGGTTATGTGGTCGGCCTGGGGAAAATGAATTTTTGGGGAGCTGTCCTTGCAGGTGTGGCGGGCGGGACGATGGCTCAACTATTTCTCTATTGGGCAGGTTATTATGGAGGACGGCCCTTTCTCTTGAAGTATGGAAAATATATTTTAATAAAAGAAACCCATATTGTAAATGCTGAAGAGTGGTTTCAAAGGTATGGCGTAGGCGTGATTTTTACGGCTCGATTCATTCCAGTGGTTCGCCATGCCATTTCCATCCCTGCCGGAATTGCGAGGATGTCCGTATGGAAGTTTATATTTTATACGGTTGGGGCTGTCATTCCTTGGACCATATTGTTCCTGACCTTAGGAAGGGTTCTCGGCGAGAATTGGCAGCAAATCCGGGAAATAACTGAACCTTATCTAATTCCGGCTACGGGTTTTTCCTTTATCTTTATCATGTTGTATATTTTTTGGAAAAAAAAGAGCACTCCCCCAATCGTAACGGTCAAAAAAATGGGACGGTTTCCCGATAAATGA
- a CDS encoding universal stress protein, producing MKDLKHIVVAFDGNEESKRAVEYGAILKKAFPKAKLTVVHVLNDKVEQRIMGDASAPGFVPAAGFYVDPVQTHPVIEVDQPGPQKVNDTPSPVENSIQNAESNTLRLLSECQVEGKFEILEGHAPDSVCDFAARTSADLIVVGNSAKSGLEKFFLGSTSSSIAKNAPCSVFIAK from the coding sequence ATGAAAGACTTAAAACATATTGTCGTCGCTTTTGATGGAAATGAAGAGAGTAAACGGGCCGTGGAATATGGAGCAATATTGAAAAAGGCCTTTCCAAAAGCCAAGTTGACAGTAGTACATGTCCTGAATGATAAGGTTGAACAACGTATCATGGGAGACGCATCGGCTCCGGGGTTCGTACCTGCTGCCGGATTTTATGTGGATCCAGTCCAGACACATCCCGTTATTGAAGTCGATCAGCCAGGACCTCAAAAGGTAAATGACACCCCTTCTCCCGTGGAGAATAGCATTCAGAACGCAGAAAGTAATACGTTGAGATTGTTAAGTGAATGTCAAGTCGAGGGAAAATTCGAAATATTGGAAGGGCATGCGCCAGATAGCGTATGTGACTTTGCAGCAAGAACGTCAGCCGATCTTATCGTTGTCGGCAATAGCGCTAAAAGCGGTTTGGAAAAATTCTTCCTTGGAAGTACAAGTAGTTCCATTGCGAAAAACGCGCCCTGTTCGGTATTCATTGCAAAATGA
- a CDS encoding cation diffusion facilitator family transporter, which yields MDKHSISAEKGAYISIAAYIFLSALKLSFGHFGDSKGLWADGLNNTTDIIASLAVLIGLKISKRPPDDNHSYGHLRAETVASLVAAFIMITVGLQVVFSAIESFFHQDSTTVPSMLTGYVAFFSAIFMYGIYRYNLSLSKKINSSSIYAVAQDNRSDALVSVGAFIGIIGSKMGIPWLDAIAAAVVGVIICKTAWDIFRDASISLTDGFDEQLLQKIGQTIILTEGVKDMSEIKARMHGSEILLETTVHVNPLLTVIQGHDITVKIEENLMKEYNIQHAIVHIEPYAFKKKGNRH from the coding sequence ATGGATAAACATTCGATTTCAGCTGAAAAAGGCGCCTACATAAGCATTGCCGCTTACATATTCTTGTCTGCTCTTAAATTGTCATTTGGTCATTTCGGTGATTCTAAAGGGCTTTGGGCTGATGGTTTAAATAATACGACCGATATCATCGCTTCCTTAGCCGTATTGATCGGTTTGAAAATATCAAAGAGACCTCCTGATGATAATCATTCATATGGTCATTTACGGGCGGAAACCGTAGCCTCGTTGGTAGCTGCCTTCATCATGATCACCGTGGGCCTCCAGGTAGTATTCAGTGCCATTGAATCCTTCTTTCACCAAGATTCAACAACCGTTCCCAGTATGCTGACCGGTTATGTCGCTTTTTTCTCTGCAATTTTCATGTACGGAATCTACCGTTATAACTTATCATTAAGTAAAAAAATCAACAGCTCTTCCATCTATGCAGTTGCACAGGATAATCGTTCCGATGCCCTTGTCAGTGTTGGTGCTTTCATTGGAATAATCGGGTCTAAGATGGGAATTCCTTGGCTGGATGCGATAGCTGCTGCAGTCGTGGGGGTCATCATATGCAAAACGGCCTGGGACATCTTTCGTGATGCCTCCATCTCTTTAACTGATGGTTTCGACGAGCAGCTCCTGCAAAAGATCGGACAAACCATTATATTGACAGAAGGTGTTAAAGACATGAGTGAAATTAAAGCCCGGATGCATGGAAGTGAAATCCTGCTCGAAACTACCGTTCATGTTAACCCTCTTTTGACCGTCATTCAAGGTCATGATATTACGGTTAAAATCGAAGAAAACCTTATGAAGGAATATAATATCCAGCATGCGATCGTTCACATCGAACCATATGCATTCAAAAAAAAAGGTAACCGTCATTAA
- a CDS encoding transglycosylase domain-containing protein, which yields MKGLVKLGLIIILAIVVLGAGSLLYFRQGADISHLENSLQQPTGIYDLDGNLASTITANKSEGVAIDEIPEHMKQAVVSIEDHRFYEHHGIDYQGIMRALVKNAKAGSVVEGGSTLTQQLVKITMLESNRTLKRKIEEFFLAQEVENQYTKDEILEMYLNQVYFGHGAWGIKKAANIYFSKEVSELTVAEGALLAGVINLPSKLDPYKNLDGAVKRRDLVLSRMAEHGYLTKDEEAAAKKDSVTLLMGEKETDPLRGKYPYYVDHVLSEASSKYGIKLEELLSKGYKIYTTLDQSMQQATENVYANDANFPVGTSADELVQSGSVLLDPETGGIKALVGGRGKHQFMGYNRATQLTRSPGSSIKPLVVYLPAVEEGYDITDPLKDEKMSFGEYEPTNLSGVYKGEVPMYEAVMNSLNVPTVWLLNEIGIDKGLDSLDRFGIPYEKDDRNLSIALGGMKKGVSPLQMAGAFSAFANDGERMETHAIVRIENADGKEVAAWKEKSTKVTSEGAVDKMNAMLLGTVEYGTGKNAAVSGYEIAGKTGSTQVPIEGISGVKDQWFIGYSPSLVGAVWAGYDKTDEKHYLTTHSSQGSALIFQKIMSQALQNQAAQSFKAQDIGPLIAEQQALIAEQKAQVAEQKAKEEDEQRRQYWIDKGNEIREGLNKWRDWELPW from the coding sequence ATGAAAGGGTTAGTGAAATTAGGTCTAATTATAATATTGGCGATTGTGGTTTTAGGCGCAGGTTCACTATTGTATTTCAGGCAGGGTGCGGATATAAGTCATCTTGAAAATAGTCTTCAGCAACCGACAGGAATCTATGATCTGGATGGGAACCTTGCCAGTACGATCACTGCAAATAAATCCGAAGGGGTTGCGATAGATGAAATACCGGAACATATGAAACAAGCGGTGGTTTCCATTGAGGATCACCGTTTTTATGAACATCACGGCATAGATTATCAAGGGATTATGCGGGCTTTGGTTAAAAATGCGAAGGCTGGAAGTGTTGTTGAAGGCGGGAGCACTCTCACACAGCAGCTTGTGAAAATCACGATGCTGGAATCGAATCGAACATTGAAGAGGAAGATAGAAGAGTTTTTTCTAGCCCAGGAAGTTGAAAATCAATATACAAAAGATGAAATTCTGGAAATGTACTTGAATCAAGTTTATTTTGGCCATGGGGCATGGGGCATCAAAAAGGCTGCAAATATTTATTTTTCCAAAGAGGTCTCTGAATTGACCGTTGCCGAGGGAGCTTTGCTGGCGGGTGTTATTAACTTGCCATCCAAACTTGATCCATACAAGAATTTAGACGGGGCAGTCAAGAGGCGTGATTTGGTTCTTTCGAGAATGGCGGAACATGGTTATTTGACGAAAGATGAAGAAGCAGCTGCAAAAAAAGATTCGGTGACACTTCTTATGGGGGAGAAGGAAACCGATCCATTAAGAGGTAAATATCCTTATTATGTCGATCATGTTTTATCGGAAGCATCGAGTAAATATGGAATTAAGCTTGAGGAGCTGCTTTCAAAGGGCTACAAGATTTACACGACACTGGACCAATCCATGCAGCAGGCCACAGAAAACGTGTATGCGAATGATGCCAATTTTCCAGTGGGAACAAGTGCAGATGAACTGGTTCAAAGCGGATCTGTCCTCCTTGATCCTGAAACGGGGGGCATAAAGGCGCTTGTCGGTGGGAGAGGTAAGCATCAATTCATGGGATATAACCGGGCAACCCAGCTGACAAGATCTCCTGGTTCATCGATTAAACCGCTTGTCGTATACTTGCCGGCGGTTGAAGAGGGATACGATATCACTGACCCTTTAAAGGATGAAAAAATGAGCTTCGGTGAATACGAGCCAACAAACCTTAGTGGTGTATATAAAGGAGAAGTGCCCATGTATGAAGCGGTGATGAATTCCTTGAATGTACCAACGGTTTGGCTATTAAATGAGATTGGCATCGATAAGGGGCTTGATTCACTTGATCGGTTTGGGATTCCATATGAAAAGGATGATCGAAACCTATCGATAGCTTTGGGGGGGATGAAAAAAGGTGTGTCCCCGCTGCAGATGGCGGGAGCCTTTTCAGCTTTCGCCAACGATGGGGAAAGGATGGAAACCCATGCCATTGTAAGAATAGAAAATGCCGATGGGAAAGAGGTGGCAGCCTGGAAAGAGAAAAGCACCAAAGTGACCTCTGAAGGCGCCGTCGACAAAATGAATGCCATGCTGCTAGGAACAGTGGAATATGGCACAGGGAAAAACGCGGCTGTTTCCGGTTATGAAATAGCAGGTAAAACAGGTTCCACACAAGTTCCCATCGAAGGAATATCAGGGGTTAAAGATCAATGGTTCATCGGTTATTCACCTTCGCTGGTCGGTGCTGTATGGGCTGGATATGATAAGACGGACGAAAAGCATTACCTAACGACACACAGCAGTCAGGGAAGTGCACTCATCTTTCAAAAAATAATGTCGCAAGCTTTACAGAATCAAGCCGCTCAATCCTTTAAAGCTCAAGATATCGGTCCGCTTATAGCTGAACAACAGGCACTAATAGCTGAGCAAAAGGCACAAGTAGCTGAGCAAAAGGCAAAAGAAGAAGATGAACAAAGGAGACAATATTGGATTGATAAAGGAAATGAAATTCGGGAAGGTTTGAATAAATGGAGGGACTGGGAGTTGCCGTGGTGA
- a CDS encoding histidine kinase N-terminal domain-containing protein, translating into MVSNREMTIHFLSSQKSSIISKWKDELLHLPDGYLGYFKGEVENIFNLLMDQLGKSDTEIDDVLKVVGGKIASDRVNKQLDMENFFSTATIGRSIIIEHVLNSESPKEEISDLIKQVNVYFDKLIHFALSHYTELKTMELEERYQFISPNHKDRLTLLGQMTSSFVHEFRNPLTSIMGFIQLLQAEQPEIKYLDIISKELDQLNYRITQFLNISKKETSASPPDLFSIAQLVNEVIEFLYPSILEVNASITCNIAEDAVISGSKEEFRQVLLNIILNALDVVAGMPSPSIYISGSESPPGILTLNISNNGPKIPDDVLPNIFEPFITTKKRGTGLGLFVCKEIVLKHQGTLSCHSTDFLTTFSIQLKTK; encoded by the coding sequence ATGGTATCTAATCGAGAAATGACCATTCACTTTTTATCTTCTCAAAAAAGCAGTATCATTTCCAAATGGAAAGATGAGTTGCTGCATTTACCGGACGGATATCTTGGGTATTTTAAAGGAGAAGTGGAAAATATTTTCAATCTGCTAATGGATCAGCTTGGAAAATCGGATACTGAAATAGACGATGTACTGAAGGTCGTAGGGGGAAAAATTGCGTCTGATCGAGTTAATAAGCAATTGGATATGGAAAATTTCTTTTCCACTGCAACCATCGGGAGATCCATCATCATAGAGCATGTTTTGAATTCCGAATCACCCAAAGAAGAAATATCGGATCTAATTAAGCAAGTAAACGTTTACTTCGATAAACTCATTCATTTTGCATTATCCCATTATACCGAATTGAAAACGATGGAACTTGAAGAACGCTATCAATTCATAAGCCCAAACCATAAAGACCGTTTGACACTCCTTGGCCAAATGACCTCAAGCTTTGTCCATGAATTCAGAAATCCACTGACTTCCATCATGGGATTCATACAATTGTTACAGGCAGAACAACCTGAGATAAAATACCTTGATATCATTTCGAAGGAATTGGATCAGCTCAATTACCGGATCACACAATTTCTTAATATTTCCAAAAAAGAAACTTCAGCATCACCACCTGATCTATTTTCCATTGCTCAGCTTGTGAATGAGGTGATCGAATTTTTATATCCAAGCATTTTGGAAGTTAATGCTTCCATTACTTGTAATATTGCCGAGGATGCCGTAATTTCCGGTTCTAAAGAAGAATTCCGTCAAGTTTTACTTAATATTATATTAAATGCTCTTGATGTGGTTGCAGGGATGCCATCCCCATCCATTTACATTTCAGGCTCTGAATCACCACCCGGCATTCTTACTTTAAATATATCGAACAATGGGCCGAAGATACCTGATGACGTCCTGCCGAATATATTTGAACCATTCATCACCACAAAAAAAAGAGGAACTGGATTGGGATTATTCGTTTGTAAAGAAATCGTTTTAAAGCATCAAGGAACCTTATCCTGTCACTCTACCGATTTCCTTACGACCTTTTCCATACAATTAAAAACTAAATAA
- the iadA gene encoding beta-aspartyl-peptidase produces MLTLIKNGELYGPEYMGQKDILLVGKQIGFIEDKIDVPANFVEMKVIDASGQIVVPGFIDAHVHIIGGGGEGGFKTRTPEIQLTDATLAGITTLVGVIGTDGTTRTMPALLAKARALEEEGISCFVQTGSYQVPVKTLTGKIEDDLILVDKIIGVGEIAIADHRSSQPTAAELAKLASQARNGGLLSGKSGIVNIHVGDSLDHLHVIEEVVETTEIPITQFYPTHINRNPHLFYAGVEYAKKGGYIDFTTSTIQKFLEEGEVKASTAIKMALEEGVDIGQITITSDGQASLPDFDGGGNLRGLNIGTCMSLYDCVVDAILEDGVTIADAIRVVTENPANILKLFTKGQLAVGKDADIIMMKKKTLEMNSVIAMGQVMVKDGQAVVKGTFER; encoded by the coding sequence ATGCTCACACTTATTAAAAATGGGGAGCTTTATGGTCCGGAATATATGGGCCAAAAAGATATCCTCTTGGTTGGAAAGCAAATTGGCTTCATTGAGGACAAGATTGATGTACCTGCCAATTTCGTTGAAATGAAAGTAATTGATGCGAGTGGTCAAATTGTGGTTCCGGGTTTTATAGATGCTCACGTACATATTATCGGCGGAGGTGGGGAAGGGGGCTTTAAAACGAGGACACCAGAAATCCAATTAACAGATGCGACTTTAGCGGGTATAACGACATTGGTAGGGGTCATCGGAACAGATGGAACGACAAGGACCATGCCAGCACTGCTTGCTAAAGCGAGAGCACTTGAAGAAGAAGGAATTAGCTGCTTCGTTCAAACTGGTTCCTATCAAGTTCCAGTCAAGACGTTAACCGGTAAGATTGAAGATGATTTGATTCTTGTTGATAAAATTATCGGTGTTGGCGAAATAGCCATTGCCGATCATCGTTCTTCACAGCCGACTGCAGCTGAACTTGCTAAACTGGCCTCTCAGGCACGTAATGGAGGTCTGTTGTCCGGGAAAAGCGGTATCGTCAACATTCATGTAGGCGACAGTCTGGATCATTTGCATGTAATTGAAGAAGTTGTCGAGACAACGGAAATACCGATCACTCAATTCTACCCTACACATATAAACCGAAATCCGCATTTATTCTATGCAGGTGTGGAATATGCAAAAAAAGGGGGGTATATCGATTTTACGACAAGTACGATCCAGAAGTTCCTTGAAGAAGGCGAGGTCAAAGCAAGTACAGCAATAAAAATGGCACTGGAAGAAGGCGTTGATATCGGGCAGATCACCATAACTTCAGATGGACAAGCCAGCCTGCCTGACTTCGATGGGGGCGGTAACCTGCGCGGTTTGAACATTGGTACATGCATGTCCTTATATGATTGTGTTGTCGATGCGATCCTCGAGGATGGAGTGACAATTGCCGATGCCATACGAGTTGTGACGGAAAATCCGGCAAACATTTTAAAACTTTTTACAAAGGGGCAGCTTGCGGTAGGTAAGGACGCCGATATCATCATGATGAAGAAAAAAACTTTAGAAATGAATAGTGTTATCGCGATGGGGCAGGTCATGGTCAAAGATGGTCAAGCAGTCGTGAAAGGAACATTTGAAAGATAG